The stretch of DNA TAGTTAGGAGGCGTTATGAATGATCCAACCCaaacagaaccaaaaaccaGGTTTGGAAAcgaatcaaaattttcatttggTTTAATTAGTAAACTATTTCTACATACGAAAGTTAAGAACCTGAAACTTACACttcattaaaagtttaaaaccctTCGAATCAAGGGTACCTttgtatataaaacaaaaccaaactcatGCTAAAAGGGTCAGAACTACATTTGGTTCCACTTGGGTAAATATCATCTACTTTGGAAGATATACattatataccaaaaacaaCCCAAAAGTTCCAATCAAACACCCCTGCATAACACAACTCTGCTTAGAAAGGTAAGTAAATATTTACCAGAAGACAAACAGCTGCAATATCATCTAGAGGCAAATCGGTTTCACCAAACCTGTGTTTTCAAGTCATTGACGTTCAGATTCATATTGAAACTTATACCTGAAAAATAAGATTATCCAGAGTTTTCAAACCTGAAGGGAAGAATTTCATCAACATAGTGGAAAGTTCGTCCAAGCACTACAGATATTATCGTCATTATCCTGCAAAATTACCAAATTTTTATAACGCTGCTGTACTGAATTCAAAGTAACATTTGGTTTCAGACAAGATTCACGGACCATAACGCCTATGTTTGAGAAAGAAAGCATACCCAAGAGCGCCAAAAGTCCCCACGAATACAGTAGCAGCAGAGTTCCTCGCTGCTAAAAGGGCCTAAACAAACGCATGAAAACGTATCACAATCAATAGAATGTTAACTGTTTGATGACAGAAAGTTTCTAAAACGTAGATAagcatcaaaatatatatagctcaaGACAATACCGCAATGAAGAAAGTCTTGTCTCCAAGTTCAGAGAAAAAGATAAGCAAGAACGCCTGAACAAAAACATAGACAGAGAGCAAAACGTAAATATTAAAAGGATTAGCACTAAACAGAAAGACATAGTTCCCGGTTCTGTGCAAAAAGGAAGATTCTCCTAACCGAAGCAAAACCTGAGCTAATATCTCCGAGGTCACCAAGAGAAGTGACAAGTGACTGCGTCCCATTAGCAATTGACGAAGCCGCAAAGGCTGGATCATTGCCGAGTAATGCAACCGAACCTGATACCGCTAAGAACTTAAGAACTCTCTGAGCCTCTCTTCTAGAGTGAGCTATCGGTCTCTCAACCAAAACATCAAGATTcctatcatctttttcttcAGAATCAGCtttctgaaaaaaacaaaaaacaaaacaacttatTCAGTCCACCTCCTCCTTGAACCTACTCAATTAGCTTATGCATATAACACAGTACCATCTCCTTTATAGTTCAATCTTCAAACAAATCCTAATAATACTTCGAATTAATGATCTCCAAGTCTCTAAACTAAACACCACATTACAACTATAGGTGAGAGAATCCACATCAAACAATCAATTcgaaacaacaattaaaaagtCACCTCAATGTAACAAGCGGCATTTCGTCGGAAGCATCGAAACCCTAGCTGCTGAGAATCATTACGACGCAAACCTCTGCACAAAAGAATTGCGAAAGACATGATGAACCCCTAAAATTCCATTCGCATAGCaaattcataaacaaaattgcaaaactcaaaaccaaaaactcaCCTAGAGAAACATCGACGCGAAAACCCGATCGGAATTGGACAAGCGGTGGAGAGACATCTCCTCGACGAcgaagaattagaagaagaagaagaagaagaagaagaagaagaagaagaagaagaacacgaaTCGGATTTGGAAGGCCTAGGGTTTTGGaatggaagaagacgaagtgaaTCGGGGAGATTCAAAGTGAGCATTTCTCTCTAAATCT from Camelina sativa cultivar DH55 chromosome 9, Cs, whole genome shotgun sequence encodes:
- the LOC104714776 gene encoding GDT1-like protein 1, chloroplastic → MLTLNLPDSLRLLPFQNPRPSKSDSCSSSSSSSSSSSSSSSNSSSSRRCLSTACPIPIGFSRRCFSRGLRRNDSQQLGFRCFRRNAACYIEKADSEEKDDRNLDVLVERPIAHSRREAQRVLKFLAVSGSVALLGNDPAFAASSIANGTQSLVTSLGDLGDISSGFASAFLLIFFSELGDKTFFIAALLAARNSAATVFVGTFGALGIMTIISVVLGRTFHYVDEILPFRFGETDLPLDDIAAVCLLVYFGVSTLLDAASDEGKAEEEQKEAELAVSELSGNGAGIVAAASTIVSTFALVFVAEWGDKSFFSTIALAAAASPLGVIAGALAGHGAATLLAVLGGSLLGNFLSEKAIAYVGGVLFLVFAAVTVAEIVT